In Candida orthopsilosis Co 90-125, chromosome 4 draft sequence, a single genomic region encodes these proteins:
- a CDS encoding Ppt1 serine/threonine phosphatase, whose translation MTQGKEEAIKVKDEGNQYLKEHKFEEAIKSYTKAIELDPTNAVFYSNRAQVHIKMENYGLAIQDCDSALAVNPNFLKAYYRKGVAQMAILQHKKAQQNFQIILKRLPNDALTLENYKQCTNYLKRQAFEKAIAGEDQVSILNTIDYEGVQVEKSWEGPELKITATKVKDENKKENVVVNIEGLDQSYLKYMINLFKKGGKLPKKHVFAIISKVHEILKQEQTMTEVSINHSKLKTPENKDEIIGGSKLTVVGDTHGQFYDVLNLFKKFGYVSKDHVYLFNGDFVDRGSWSCEVALYLYVLKILYPHSIFINRGNHETSDMNKTYGFTDECEAKYSKKIFDAFTESFGALPLATLINREYLCMHGGLFSNDKVTLQDIKSLNRFPKNGSTQPPKEGLAMELLWTDPQEESGRSPSKRGIGMQFGPDITERFCLSNKVRKVLRSHEVRMSGVEEEQKGRLITVFSAPDYCDSTGNLGGVVHFTENEAYDPEKDDGEGYRKVDDDNCPWTLTKETFEASPHPDIKPMAYSKGGFGF comes from the coding sequence ATGACACAGGGTAAAGAAGAGGCCATCAAGGTCAAGGATGAAGGGAACCAGTACTTGAAAGAACacaagtttgaagaagCCATCAAACTGTACACCAAAGCCATTGAACTTGATCCAACCAATGCAGTATTCTACTCTAATAGAGCTCAAGTTCACATCAAGATGGAAAACTATGGATTAGCCATCCAAGACTGCGATTCAGCCCTTGCTGTCAACCCCAATTTTCTTAAAGCTTACTACAGGAAAGGTGTTGCCCAAATGGCCATCTTGCAACATAAAAAGgctcaacaaaattttcaaattatatTGAAGAGGTTACCTAATGATGCATTGACTTTGGAGAATTATAAACAGTGTACTAATTACTTAAAGAGACAAGCTTTTGAGAAGGCCATTGCTGGTGAAGATCAAGTATCTATTTTAAATACTATTGATTATGAAGGTGTTCAAGTGGAGAAATCTTGGGAGGGTCCTGAATTGAAGATAACTGCCACCAAGGTCAAAGATGAGAATAAAAAGGAAAATGTTGTGGTGAATATTGAAGGGTTGGATCAGTCTTATCTCAAGTATATGATTAACTTGTTTAAAAAGGGTGGTAAGTTGCCTAAAAAGCATGTGTTTGCCATTATTTCCAAAGTTCATGAAATTCtcaaacaagaacaaaCCATGACTGAAGTCTCCATTAATcattccaaattgaaaactcctgaaaacaaagatgaAATTATCGGAGGACTGAAGTTgactgttgttggtgatactCATGGACAATTTTATGATGTATTGAACttattcaagaaatttggCTACGTTTCAAAAGATCACGTTTACTTattcaatggtgattttgttgatcgTGGTTCATGGTCATGTGAAGTGGCATTATATCTATACGTATTGAAGATCCTTTACCCACATtcaattttcatcaatcgTGGTAATCATGAAACTAGCGATATGAACAAAACTTATGGATTCACCGATGAATGTGAAGCCAAATACTCGAAAAAGATTTTCGATGCGTTTACCGAATCATTTGGTGCATTACCTTTAGCAACTTTAATTAATCGAGAATATTTATGTATGCATGGAGGTTTATTCTCCAATGATAAAGTCACATTACAAGAtataaaatcattgaatcGATTCCCCAAAAATGGATCAACCCAACCACCAAAGGAAGGTTTGGCCATGGAATTATTATGGACTGACCCACAAGAAGAAAGTGGAAGATCCCCGTCGAAACGTGGTATTGGAATGCAATTTGGTCCCGACATAACCGAAAGATTTTGTCTTTCAAACAAGGTACGAAAAGTGTTGCGATCACATGAAGTAAGAATGAGTGGTgtagaagaagaacaaaaggGGAGATTGATTACTGTGTTTAGTGCTCCTGATTATTGTGATTCCACTGGTAATTTAGGGGGTGTGGTACATTTTACTGAAAATGAGGCATATGATCCAGAAAAGGATGACGGTGAAGGATACAGAAAAgtggatgatgataattGTCCTTGGACTTTGACTAAGGAGACATTTGAAGCTAGTCCGCATCCTGATATCAAACCAATGGCTTATTCTAAAGGTGGGTTTGGGTTTTAA